A DNA window from Mucilaginibacter xinganensis contains the following coding sequences:
- a CDS encoding DUF4199 domain-containing protein: MKNAIISGLFIGILSGAWMFIMHAMGFSPQSSGLEPVEYISVIIPLVVLYFGVRSFRSNECRGHMGFLEALMQCFKILIMGGIITVAAAIIFIDEFARENTLMDFSGRIFGALLVGILFSLGVSVLLTTKPNKVD; this comes from the coding sequence ATGAAAAATGCTATTATTTCCGGCTTGTTTATAGGCATTTTAAGCGGAGCCTGGATGTTTATTATGCACGCAATGGGCTTTTCGCCCCAAAGCAGTGGCCTTGAACCAGTTGAATATATATCTGTAATTATTCCATTAGTAGTTTTATATTTTGGCGTGCGGAGTTTCCGGTCTAATGAGTGCCGCGGCCACATGGGCTTTTTAGAGGCGTTAATGCAATGCTTTAAAATATTAATTATGGGCGGTATCATAACCGTTGCTGCAGCTATTATTTTTATTGATGAATTTGCCAGGGAAAATACCCTTATGGATTTTTCAGGTCGTATCTTTGGAGCCCTGCTGGTAGGCATCCTATTTTCATTGGGTGTATCCGTATTACTAACCACCAAACCCAATAAGGTTGATTAA
- a CDS encoding DUF2752 domain-containing protein, with the protein MIKTAFSKYFELCFWVSALVSLALTNPNNQSHFSLCPFKLLGVTWCPGCGLGHSISFLFHGDIKNSLHAHWLGIPAVGVILYRIVVLARMRFLVPLAHK; encoded by the coding sequence TTGATTAAAACAGCATTCAGCAAATATTTTGAACTTTGTTTTTGGGTGTCGGCGCTGGTGTCATTAGCACTTACCAACCCGAACAACCAATCCCATTTCTCATTGTGCCCGTTTAAATTATTGGGCGTTACATGGTGCCCCGGCTGCGGCCTGGGGCATTCTATTTCCTTTTTATTTCACGGCGACATCAAAAATTCGCTGCATGCACACTGGCTGGGAATCCCGGCAGTTGGCGTTATTTTGTACCGCATAGTTGTTTTGGCAAGAATGAGGTTTTTGGTGCCCCTGGCACATAAATAA
- the thiL gene encoding thiamine-phosphate kinase translates to MFDNKERTNIEELGEFGLINYLTKNIKLVQKSTIKGVGDDAAVLDFGGKKTLVSTDMLLEGIHFDLAYTPLKHLGYKAIQVNLSDIYAMNGTASQVTVSIGISSKFPLEAVEELYEGIYLACDKYNVDLVGGDTSSSKQGLVISVTSIGYADEKDIVYRNGAEEGDLICVSGDLGGAYTGLQLLEREKLIYLENPNIQPDLEGKDYIIERQLKPEARRDIVDLLKEIEVKPTAMIDISDGLASELLHICKQSDKGCNLYEEKIPLDPMTFDTAREFNLDPTVCALSGGEDYELLFTVKQTDYDKIKFKMDITIIGYITEPSAGCNLVTKGGVVHALTAQGWNAFTPPAG, encoded by the coding sequence ATGTTTGATAACAAAGAAAGAACGAATATTGAAGAGCTGGGCGAATTTGGCCTGATCAATTACCTTACAAAAAACATAAAGTTGGTGCAAAAAAGCACCATCAAAGGGGTTGGCGATGATGCGGCTGTGCTTGATTTCGGGGGAAAGAAAACCCTGGTTTCAACGGATATGCTGCTGGAGGGTATTCACTTTGATTTGGCCTACACACCGCTAAAGCATTTGGGTTATAAAGCTATACAGGTAAACCTGAGCGATATTTACGCAATGAATGGTACCGCATCGCAGGTTACTGTTTCTATCGGCATCAGCAGTAAGTTTCCGCTGGAAGCCGTTGAGGAATTATACGAAGGGATCTACCTGGCTTGCGACAAGTACAATGTTGATTTGGTGGGCGGTGATACATCATCATCAAAACAAGGCCTAGTAATAAGCGTTACATCAATTGGTTATGCCGATGAAAAAGATATTGTTTACCGCAATGGTGCCGAAGAGGGTGATCTGATCTGTGTATCCGGCGATTTAGGCGGTGCGTACACCGGCTTGCAGCTGCTGGAGAGGGAGAAGCTGATCTACCTGGAAAACCCAAACATTCAGCCAGACCTTGAAGGAAAAGATTACATAATTGAGCGCCAGTTGAAACCGGAAGCCCGCAGGGATATTGTCGATCTTTTAAAGGAAATAGAAGTAAAGCCAACGGCGATGATCGATATCTCGGACGGTTTGGCATCTGAATTACTGCATATTTGTAAGCAAAGCGACAAAGGCTGTAATTTATACGAAGAAAAAATTCCCCTTGACCCGATGACCTTTGATACAGCCCGCGAGTTTAACCTTGACCCAACAGTTTGTGCCCTAAGCGGCGGGGAGGATTATGAGCTGCTGTTTACCGTTAAACAGACCGACTATGACAAGATAAAATTTAAAATGGACATTACGATAATCGGCTACATCACCGAGCCATCCGCCGGTTGCAACCTGGTAACAAAGGGCGGCGTAGTTCACGCCTTAACTGCGCAGGGCTGGAACGCGTTTACACCGCCTGCCGGGTAA
- the epsC gene encoding serine O-acetyltransferase EpsC: protein MDEHFYTQIFDKHKHVEAVPSNGQITDWALQVIRLLFPEHSKQDFHSVAELKAEFKKLTNELCLIMQATKACEGCNKEELATAVFEQLPNLYQLLNTDIREIFEGDPAARTEFEVIRTYPGFFAISFYRLAHILYKQDVPLLPRILTEYAHSKTGIDIHPAAQIDEYFHIDHGTGIVIGESCIIGKHVKLYQGVTLGALSVSKDMAFTKRHPTVEDHVVIYSGATILGGETVIGHHSTIGGNVWITKSVKPNSTVYHKPALIVLNKKAKD from the coding sequence ATGGACGAACATTTTTACACGCAAATTTTTGATAAGCACAAACATGTTGAGGCCGTGCCTTCTAACGGTCAAATTACGGACTGGGCGCTGCAGGTTATTCGCCTGTTGTTCCCTGAACATTCCAAACAGGATTTTCATTCAGTTGCCGAGCTGAAAGCCGAGTTTAAAAAGCTTACGAATGAACTTTGCCTGATAATGCAGGCCACCAAAGCCTGCGAGGGCTGTAATAAGGAAGAGCTGGCGACAGCCGTTTTTGAGCAACTACCCAATTTATACCAGTTGCTGAACACTGACATCAGGGAGATTTTTGAAGGCGACCCCGCTGCCCGCACGGAGTTTGAGGTGATCCGTACCTATCCGGGATTTTTTGCCATCTCGTTTTACCGGCTGGCACATATTTTATATAAGCAGGATGTGCCGCTGCTTCCGCGTATCCTTACAGAATACGCACATTCCAAAACAGGAATTGATATTCACCCGGCGGCACAAATAGATGAATATTTTCATATAGACCATGGTACAGGTATTGTTATAGGCGAGAGCTGCATTATAGGCAAACACGTAAAGCTTTACCAGGGAGTTACCCTGGGCGCCTTAAGTGTATCTAAAGATATGGCATTTACCAAACGGCACCCTACTGTTGAAGATCACGTGGTGATTTACTCCGGAGCTACTATTTTAGGCGGCGAAACCGTTATCGGCCACCATAGCACCATAGGCGGGAATGTTTGGATCACCAAAAGCGTTAAGCCCAACTCAACAGTTTATCACAAACCGGCGCTGATTGTTTTAAATAAAAAAGCTAAAGATTAA
- the cysM gene encoding cysteine synthase CysM encodes MAGIIDLIGNTPMAEIKRLNPNPNVRIFAKLEGNNPGGSVKDRAALNMIRSAVERGEIKKGTKLVEATSGNTGIALAMIASLYGLEIELVMPSNSTRERTLTMEAFGAKVTLLEGIELCRDYAEEKGAGGGYFLLNQFANPDNYMAHYKTTGPEIWRDTHGQITHFVSAMGTTGTIMGNSRYFKDQNAGIQIVGCQPTEGSSIPGIRRWPVEYLPKIFEPERVDRVIDISEAESVQMARRLAREEGVFAGMSSGGAMAAAIKVAQELTEGTIVFICCDRGDRYLSSALFG; translated from the coding sequence ATGGCTGGAATAATTGACCTCATTGGCAATACGCCGATGGCTGAAATAAAAAGACTGAATCCTAATCCTAACGTGCGGATTTTTGCCAAACTGGAAGGAAACAATCCAGGCGGAAGCGTGAAGGATAGGGCAGCATTGAATATGATCAGGAGCGCCGTGGAGCGTGGCGAAATAAAAAAAGGCACTAAACTTGTTGAGGCTACCAGCGGTAATACAGGTATCGCCCTGGCCATGATAGCCAGTTTATACGGCCTGGAAATTGAGCTGGTGATGCCCTCAAATTCTACACGCGAGCGCACCCTTACCATGGAAGCTTTTGGTGCAAAGGTAACCCTGCTTGAGGGAATTGAGCTTTGCCGCGATTATGCCGAAGAAAAAGGAGCAGGCGGCGGTTACTTTTTGCTGAACCAGTTTGCCAATCCAGACAACTATATGGCCCATTACAAAACTACCGGCCCCGAAATCTGGCGCGATACCCATGGACAGATTACACATTTTGTAAGTGCAATGGGGACAACCGGTACTATCATGGGCAACTCACGATATTTTAAAGATCAAAATGCAGGGATTCAAATTGTGGGTTGCCAGCCTACAGAGGGGTCATCTATTCCTGGCATCCGCCGCTGGCCGGTAGAGTACCTTCCCAAAATATTTGAACCGGAACGCGTGGACCGGGTGATAGATATTTCAGAAGCAGAGTCGGTTCAAATGGCCCGCAGGCTGGCCCGGGAAGAAGGTGTTTTTGCAGGGATGAGCAGCGGCGGCGCAATGGCTGCGGCCATAAAAGTAGCACAGGAGTTAACTGAAGGCACCATTGTATTCATTTGCTGCGACAGGGGCGACAGGTATTTAAGCAGCGCTTTGTTTGGATAA
- the ypfJ gene encoding KPN_02809 family neutral zinc metallopeptidase: MQWFGGRESDNVEEGSSSGGGRGFIFGGGIIGFIGLLIYLFTGVNPAQLLNGGGGDSSQQQNTRVTNGPEGNQKKFARVILAGTEDVWDNIFSSMNRTYTKPTLHLYSEGVDAAGCGFASSATGPFYCPADRKVYLDTSFFAEMQQRFQAPGEFAAAYVIAHEVGHHVQNLLGVSQKMDEARRRLSQTQYNKLSVKLELQADFYAGVWAHYEAKNSQNGIVINRSDIDSALVAANAIGDDRLQKKYQGRVEPDSFTHGTSKQRAYWFKKGFDTGDISQGNTFAAGELDEE, translated from the coding sequence ATGCAATGGTTTGGCGGACGCGAAAGCGACAATGTTGAAGAAGGCAGCAGCAGTGGCGGCGGCCGCGGGTTTATTTTTGGCGGCGGTATTATTGGCTTTATCGGGCTGCTTATTTATTTATTTACGGGCGTTAACCCGGCCCAATTGTTAAACGGCGGCGGCGGCGACAGCTCGCAGCAACAAAATACCCGGGTAACCAATGGGCCGGAAGGCAATCAGAAAAAATTTGCACGCGTTATACTAGCCGGTACCGAAGATGTTTGGGATAATATATTCAGCAGCATGAACCGTACTTATACCAAACCCACTCTGCACCTTTACAGTGAAGGCGTTGACGCAGCGGGCTGCGGATTTGCCAGCTCAGCAACCGGACCCTTTTATTGCCCCGCCGATAGAAAAGTTTACCTGGATACTTCATTCTTTGCCGAAATGCAGCAGCGTTTCCAGGCACCGGGCGAGTTTGCAGCCGCCTATGTAATTGCGCACGAGGTTGGCCATCACGTACAAAACCTGCTCGGTGTTTCGCAGAAGATGGACGAGGCCCGCCGCAGGCTGAGCCAGACCCAATATAATAAGCTGTCAGTTAAACTGGAGTTACAGGCTGATTTTTACGCGGGCGTTTGGGCGCATTATGAAGCAAAGAACAGCCAAAACGGCATCGTCATTAACAGGTCAGATATCGACTCCGCGCTGGTTGCAGCCAACGCCATTGGCGATGACCGCCTGCAGAAAAAATACCAGGGGCGCGTAGAGCCGGACAGCTTTACCCACGGCACCTCAAAACAACGGGCGTATTGGTTTAAAAAGGGATTCGATACCGGTGACATCAGCCAGGGAAACACCTTTGCCGCGGGTGAATTAGATGAAGAATAA
- a CDS encoding DUF2490 domain-containing protein — translation MKLKFLFCLLIIQTALLNIASAQTNEQSYWGAWFHTQRISKHWGASFDGQVRSAHHARYAKHILLRPSANYYFDKNKNAALGYAYIATNGRSGETKTFRPESRIFEQFIVTHKAGLNTQVTHRFRLEQRFLGQTATQHDYFSQRFRYFVRGVVPLNRDSVFTRGTFLALQNETFANVQNKAKVNKHTFDQNRAYIAFGYRLNKMIDVEAGYLNQYIKQAEAYTINHVAQFALYTRF, via the coding sequence ATGAAATTAAAATTTTTGTTTTGTCTTTTAATTATCCAAACCGCTTTATTAAACATTGCCTCGGCCCAAACCAACGAACAATCGTATTGGGGGGCATGGTTCCACACGCAAAGGATTTCAAAACACTGGGGCGCGTCGTTTGACGGGCAGGTTCGCTCAGCTCATCATGCCCGCTATGCAAAGCACATACTTTTAAGGCCATCAGCCAATTACTATTTTGATAAAAATAAAAATGCAGCATTGGGGTACGCCTATATTGCCACTAACGGGCGTTCGGGCGAAACAAAGACATTCAGGCCCGAGAGCCGTATTTTTGAACAGTTTATCGTTACCCACAAAGCCGGCTTAAATACACAGGTAACACACCGTTTTAGGCTGGAGCAACGCTTTTTAGGCCAAACAGCCACTCAGCACGATTACTTTTCGCAGCGTTTCCGTTATTTTGTAAGAGGTGTTGTACCGCTTAACCGCGATTCGGTATTTACACGCGGTACTTTCCTTGCCCTGCAGAATGAGACATTTGCCAACGTGCAAAATAAAGCAAAGGTAAACAAGCACACATTTGACCAAAACCGCGCCTACATAGCTTTTGGCTATCGCCTTAATAAGATGATTGATGTGGAAGCGGGGTATCTTAACCAATATATTAAACAGGCCGAGGCTTATACCATAAACCACGTGGCACAATTTGCTTTATATACCCGTTTTTAA
- a CDS encoding glycoside hydrolase family 43 protein, which translates to MIKTMYLKAAKNISIVALVSLCSVVSAQKKEYSGNPIFKGWYADPEAKVFDKTYWVYPTYSAKYDEQVFMDAFSSPDLVHWTKHEHVIDSSMVKWVKRALWAPAVTKKDGKYYLFFGANDIHDDQKEIGGIGVGVSDNPAGPFKDYLGKPLIGKIYNKAQPIDQFVYKDDNGQYYIIYGGWGQCNIAKLNKDFTGVVPFDDGDTFKLITPKDYVEGPVMFKRKGKYYLMWSEGGWTGPDYRVAYAIGKTPFGPFKRIATILKQDIKIATGAGHHSVINVPGTDEWYIVYHRRPLGETDGNHRVTCIDKMYFTADGLIKPVKITNEGVAARVIK; encoded by the coding sequence ATGATCAAAACCATGTACCTGAAAGCAGCTAAAAACATCTCTATAGTTGCGTTAGTATCGTTGTGTTCCGTTGTATCGGCGCAAAAAAAGGAATATTCAGGCAACCCGATTTTTAAAGGCTGGTATGCCGATCCAGAAGCAAAGGTATTTGATAAAACTTACTGGGTTTACCCAACCTATTCGGCAAAATATGACGAGCAGGTTTTTATGGACGCTTTTTCATCGCCCGACCTGGTGCACTGGACCAAACACGAACATGTAATTGACAGCAGCATGGTTAAATGGGTGAAACGCGCACTGTGGGCGCCAGCCGTAACCAAAAAGGATGGCAAATACTATTTATTCTTCGGAGCCAATGATATTCACGATGACCAGAAAGAGATTGGCGGTATAGGTGTTGGTGTATCAGACAACCCCGCCGGGCCGTTTAAAGACTACCTGGGCAAACCGCTGATCGGGAAGATCTATAACAAGGCACAACCTATTGACCAGTTTGTTTATAAAGACGATAATGGCCAGTACTATATTATTTATGGTGGATGGGGCCAGTGCAACATAGCCAAACTGAATAAAGACTTTACCGGCGTGGTCCCGTTTGATGACGGTGACACATTTAAGCTGATAACGCCAAAAGATTATGTTGAAGGCCCGGTGATGTTTAAACGTAAAGGCAAATATTACCTGATGTGGAGCGAAGGGGGTTGGACCGGCCCTGATTACCGGGTAGCCTACGCTATCGGCAAGACGCCGTTTGGCCCTTTTAAGCGGATAGCAACCATATTAAAGCAGGATATTAAAATAGCAACCGGCGCCGGCCATCATTCAGTTATAAATGTGCCCGGCACCGATGAGTGGTACATTGTGTATCACCGCCGCCCGCTGGGCGAAACAGATGGCAACCACCGTGTAACGTGTATTGATAAAATGTATTTCACCGCCGACGGGCTTATAAAACCCGTTAAAATCACCAATGAAGGGGTGGCTGCAAGGGTTATAAAATAG
- a CDS encoding DEAD/DEAH box helicase, with protein MTFKDFNFNEQLFEGIESMGFTTPTPIQEMAIPVILNGQDIIACAQTGTGKTGAYLLPVLDIIGKTNKHHTSALILAPTRELAQQIDQQVEGLAYFTGISSIAVFGGGDGSAYEQQRRGIQNNVNIIIATPGRLIAHLTSGVLKLNHLTHLILDEADRMLDMGFSDDIMKIISYLPKTRQTLLFSATMPGRIRSLAKKILNEPEQINIALSQPAVGIDQQIYRVHDQQKTPLLQMLLKNGSYSSTIIFASRKEIVKALAKELKAAHFKASAFHSDLEQKEREEILLNFKNKQLPVIIGTDALSRGIDVEGIDLVINYDVPGDPEDYIHRIGRTARAETTGTAITFVNHRDERKLKSIEQLIEKPIRLIEVPDELKSIEMVKQEHSTNKRPPQRRWGNKSRPKK; from the coding sequence GTGACATTCAAGGATTTTAATTTTAACGAGCAATTATTCGAAGGCATAGAAAGTATGGGGTTCACCACTCCAACCCCAATACAGGAGATGGCCATCCCGGTTATATTAAACGGACAGGACATTATTGCATGTGCCCAAACAGGCACGGGGAAAACAGGGGCTTATCTTTTGCCGGTACTGGATATTATTGGCAAAACCAATAAGCACCATACCAGCGCGCTTATTTTGGCGCCAACCCGCGAGCTGGCCCAGCAGATAGATCAGCAGGTAGAAGGCCTGGCTTATTTTACGGGCATTAGCTCTATAGCTGTATTTGGTGGCGGCGATGGCAGCGCTTACGAGCAACAGCGCCGGGGCATTCAAAACAATGTAAACATTATTATTGCCACACCAGGCAGGCTGATAGCACACCTTACTTCGGGCGTTTTAAAGCTGAACCATTTAACCCATTTGATTTTAGACGAGGCTGACCGCATGCTAGACATGGGTTTCTCTGACGATATTATGAAGATCATCAGCTACCTGCCTAAAACCAGGCAAACGCTGTTGTTCTCGGCTACCATGCCGGGCCGCATCCGCTCGCTGGCAAAAAAGATCCTGAACGAACCGGAGCAGATCAATATTGCCTTGTCTCAACCAGCAGTTGGAATTGACCAGCAGATCTACCGCGTGCACGATCAGCAAAAAACGCCTCTATTACAAATGCTGCTCAAAAATGGTTCGTACTCCAGTACCATTATTTTTGCATCGCGTAAAGAAATTGTAAAAGCGCTGGCGAAGGAATTAAAGGCGGCTCATTTTAAGGCAAGTGCTTTCCATTCAGACCTGGAACAAAAGGAACGCGAAGAGATCCTGCTCAACTTTAAAAATAAACAACTTCCGGTTATCATTGGTACCGACGCACTTTCGCGCGGGATTGATGTGGAAGGGATTGATCTGGTGATCAATTACGATGTTCCGGGCGACCCCGAAGATTATATTCACCGCATTGGCCGTACTGCGCGGGCCGAAACTACTGGCACAGCTATAACTTTTGTTAACCATCGTGACGAACGCAAGCTGAAAAGCATTGAACAGTTGATAGAAAAACCTATCCGCCTGATAGAAGTGCCCGATGAACTGAAGTCAATCGAAATGGTTAAACAGGAGCACTCCACCAATAAAAGGCCGCCACAACGGCGCTGGGGTAACAAAAGCAGACCAAAAAAATAA
- a CDS encoding CBS domain-containing protein has product MKKVSNILARKGSAVIAIDGDTTVLDALKLMAAKNIGSVVITEDGAYAGLLTERDYARKVILQGKSSLETQVREIMSTDFPRMIPENSVETCMHVMSENNLRYLPVFKDNVMCGIISISDVVTETILSHEETIEQLKSYIQS; this is encoded by the coding sequence ATGAAAAAAGTATCTAACATTCTCGCCCGCAAGGGCAGTGCTGTGATAGCCATTGATGGCGACACCACCGTTTTAGACGCATTGAAACTTATGGCAGCCAAAAACATAGGCTCTGTTGTTATTACCGAAGATGGTGCCTATGCCGGCTTGCTGACCGAACGTGACTATGCACGCAAAGTGATATTACAGGGAAAATCATCATTAGAAACCCAGGTAAGGGAAATTATGAGTACCGATTTTCCACGGATGATACCTGAAAATTCAGTTGAAACCTGTATGCATGTGATGAGCGAGAACAACCTGCGTTACTTACCTGTTTTCAAAGACAATGTCATGTGCGGGATCATCTCCATCAGCGATGTGGTAACAGAAACCATCCTGTCGCACGAGGAAACTATTGAGCAGTTAAAGAGTTACATTCAATCATAA
- a CDS encoding 3-keto-disaccharide hydrolase has product MKKVLLSILAFTAVNCSLMAQTTKLFDGKTTTGWHSYLKTGPGAWKVVDGALQLDPKAPDQGDLVTDKEYENYELSLQWKIAEGGNSGIIFGVHEDPQFGATYLTGIEMQVLDDKGAEDNKKATHLAGSLYDIEAASSAAKPAGEWNKIKIRKDNGQLTFWMNGKKTIDVKIGSPEWQEMLNNSKFKTWKGFAAYPKGRIALQDHGAVVSFKNISIKEI; this is encoded by the coding sequence ATGAAAAAAGTACTGTTAAGTATTCTGGCATTTACTGCGGTAAATTGCTCGCTTATGGCGCAAACCACCAAACTGTTTGACGGTAAAACCACTACCGGCTGGCACAGTTATTTAAAAACCGGGCCTGGTGCATGGAAAGTTGTTGACGGCGCTTTACAGCTTGACCCAAAAGCTCCTGACCAGGGCGATTTGGTTACAGATAAAGAGTATGAAAATTACGAACTTTCATTACAATGGAAAATTGCAGAAGGCGGCAATAGCGGCATTATTTTCGGCGTTCATGAGGATCCGCAATTTGGAGCCACTTATTTAACAGGCATCGAAATGCAGGTTTTGGACGATAAAGGCGCTGAAGACAACAAAAAAGCAACTCACCTTGCGGGTTCATTATACGATATCGAAGCCGCATCAAGCGCTGCCAAACCAGCGGGGGAGTGGAACAAAATAAAGATCCGTAAGGATAATGGGCAGCTTACCTTTTGGATGAATGGTAAAAAAACCATTGATGTTAAAATTGGTAGCCCCGAATGGCAGGAGATGTTAAATAACAGCAAGTTTAAAACCTGGAAAGGTTTTGCGGCATATCCTAAAGGCCGCATCGCATTGCAGGATCACGGCGCTGTAGTTTCATTTAAAAACATCAGTATTAAGGAAATTTAA
- a CDS encoding GMC family oxidoreductase, with translation MNNDIQIKKTSTVYDAIVVGSGAGGGMAGYVLAHAGLKVLMLEAGPYFDPAKDSMQLKWPYESARRGAGTTRYFGDFDAAYGGWEIDGEPYTTKDKTEFHWFRSRMMGGRTNHWGRISLRMGPDDFKGHHIDGLTDDWPITYDDVKPFYDKVDRMIGVYGTVEGLPNEPDGIFLPPPKPRLNELFIKKGAAKAGVKVIAGRGSVLTEALPGNKDRGACFFCGQCGRSCKIYGDFSASSCLVIPALKTGNLKLIPNAMVREVLTDDNGLATGVSYISKDDMQEYQVKAKLVILGASAGESARLLLNSKSSKHPSGLANSSGVVGRYLHDSTGSSAGGWLPELMDRKRYNEDGVGSVHIYGPWVKDNKKLNFPRGYHIEFGGGLHMPGYGFSGGIQNMNGAVPGRDGKTKEAGGFGADLKDDYRRFYGTGFGMAGRGTAIARYDNYCEIDPDVVDKFGIPVLRFHYKWSDYEIKQAKHMQDTFQEIMHNMGGAIYGPPAGPETNYGLEAPGMIIHEVGTVRMGDDPKKSALNKYSQAHDCKNLFVVDAAPFVQQGDKNATWTILALSMRTAEYILSQRKKLNV, from the coding sequence ATGAATAACGACATACAGATAAAAAAAACGTCAACTGTTTACGATGCCATTGTTGTTGGCTCAGGTGCCGGCGGAGGTATGGCAGGGTATGTATTGGCCCATGCCGGTTTAAAAGTATTAATGCTGGAGGCGGGGCCATACTTTGACCCGGCCAAAGATTCTATGCAACTGAAATGGCCTTATGAATCAGCCCGTCGCGGTGCAGGCACAACCCGCTATTTTGGCGATTTTGATGCCGCCTATGGTGGTTGGGAAATTGACGGCGAGCCTTATACTACAAAAGATAAAACAGAATTTCACTGGTTCCGCTCGCGCATGATGGGCGGACGCACCAATCACTGGGGCCGTATTTCTTTACGAATGGGGCCAGATGATTTTAAAGGCCACCATATAGATGGCTTAACAGACGACTGGCCGATAACCTATGACGATGTAAAACCTTTTTACGATAAGGTTGACCGCATGATAGGTGTTTACGGTACTGTTGAAGGCTTACCGAACGAACCGGACGGCATCTTCCTTCCGCCGCCTAAACCGAGGTTGAACGAACTTTTTATAAAAAAGGGCGCAGCAAAGGCAGGGGTTAAAGTAATTGCGGGCCGTGGTTCGGTTTTAACCGAGGCGCTGCCCGGCAACAAAGATCGTGGTGCCTGCTTTTTTTGCGGGCAATGCGGGCGCAGCTGTAAAATTTACGGCGATTTTTCGGCCTCATCATGTCTTGTTATCCCGGCCTTAAAAACCGGAAACCTCAAGTTAATTCCTAACGCTATGGTGCGTGAGGTGCTTACCGACGACAATGGGCTGGCAACCGGGGTTTCTTATATCAGCAAAGATGATATGCAGGAATACCAGGTAAAAGCAAAGCTGGTTATTTTGGGAGCGAGTGCCGGTGAATCAGCGAGGTTGCTGCTCAACTCCAAATCATCCAAACACCCTTCCGGGCTGGCAAACAGCAGCGGCGTGGTTGGCCGTTACCTGCATGACTCAACCGGATCAAGCGCCGGCGGCTGGCTGCCAGAGCTAATGGACCGTAAACGTTACAATGAAGATGGCGTGGGCAGTGTGCATATTTACGGCCCCTGGGTTAAAGACAATAAAAAACTGAATTTCCCGCGCGGGTACCATATTGAATTTGGTGGTGGCCTGCATATGCCAGGGTACGGCTTTAGCGGCGGTATCCAGAACATGAATGGTGCTGTACCGGGCCGCGACGGCAAAACGAAGGAAGCCGGTGGCTTTGGAGCCGACCTGAAAGACGACTACCGCCGTTTTTACGGAACCGGGTTTGGCATGGCCGGACGCGGTACCGCTATTGCCCGTTACGATAACTATTGCGAAATTGATCCGGATGTGGTTGATAAGTTCGGTATCCCAGTACTGCGTTTCCACTACAAATGGAGCGATTACGAGATCAAGCAGGCAAAACACATGCAGGATACATTCCAGGAGATAATGCATAACATGGGCGGCGCTATTTATGGCCCGCCGGCAGGGCCTGAAACCAACTACGGACTGGAGGCCCCGGGGATGATCATCCACGAGGTGGGCACCGTGCGGATGGGCGACGATCCTAAAAAATCAGCTTTAAATAAATACAGCCAGGCACATGATTGCAAAAACCTTTTTGTGGTCGATGCTGCGCCGTTTGTTCAGCAGGGTGACAAAAACGCTACCTGGACAATCCTTGCGCTATCCATGCGTACCGCTGAATACATTTTATCTCAACGTAAAAAATTAAACGTTTAA